From Actinomycetota bacterium:
TGGGGTTATGAACAACATTAGTTTTAGTTTTATATAAAATATTTAAATCATCATCGGTTAGATGGATACAATGAGCAGCTATGGTTTTTCCACCTAAAATTCCTCTTTCTTTTAACCTGCTAACAACTGATTTTTTATATTTTCTTTTGCTATCTTCAACATCAATTTGTCCTTCAGCTAAATGAATATGAAAACCAGTTTTAAATTCTTTTTCTCTATCAGTACAAATTTTTAAAGTATCATTTGATAAGGTAAAGGGTGCATGCAGCCCAAAAGATGCTGAGATTAATGAATTCTTTTTCTCATCACACCATTTTATGTGGCGTATATTTTCCTCAATTCCTTCTAAGGCTGAGTCTTCTCCATTTCGATCAGAGACTTCGTAGGAAAGACAACCTCTAAGACCAATTTTAATAAGAGATTTGGAGATTGTTTTTAAACTATTTGTGCAGAAATTTGGACTAGCATGATGATCAATTATTGTCGTTGTCCCAGCTTTTATTGCATCTATTGCTGCAATTAAAGCACTATAATATACATCATCCTCATTTAATGTTAAATCCAGTTTCCACCAAATTTTCTGTAGTATCTCCAAGAAATTGGTTGGAAGTTCTTTCTCAAAAGGCATCCCACGAGCGAAAGCACTATATAGATGTGAATGAGCATTTATAAAGCCTGGTAAAATTATTCCACCATGAGCATCAACGATCTCCGTAACATCTTTCCTATATTTATTTAAAAGTTCAGATGATGTACCAATTTCTACTATTTTCTCTTCTTCAATTAATACTGCTCCATCTTCAATTATCTGATTTTTATCATTAAAAGTGATTACTATTCCATTTACTAAAATTATTTTACTCATTTAAATACCCTTCTGAAAATATTGTGAAATTTCATTATAATACGAAATTAATCAGAATTTTTTTACTTTTTAAACCCTTTAGAATCTCTTAAACAATTTTAAAAAAATTTTATTATTTGGCTTATTACATAAGTGAACTACTCCTACCTGAAGGAAGAGGTCTTGGGCGACTAATTTAGAGATAAAATTTATAAATAATCTGAAAAAAAATATTTCATCTTATATAAATTTTTCATTTTTTAAATACTAACTCTCTCATTTTTTTAATCCAAGAGATATGTCGTGCTTCATGTTTTTCGACCATTAGAACTGAACATGGAGCCTCATTAGCAATATAATCAGGTAAAGAGCCAAAAAAGAAATTTTTTAATCTCCACTCTTCACTAGCCTCTATAATAATTAAATTTCAAATCCTTTAATGTATAAGCTTATTAATCAAAAATATATAAGAAAATAAGTAAAGCGCAATGAAAATGATTCCTGCCTTTTTATCTACTCTTTCTCTGGCTACCAGAATAGAAATGACTGCCAAAGAGGCAAATAATATGTAGAGGATGGTCGGTCTGGCGAGCTCACCAGAAACTGCTTGGGGAAATAAAGATAGACCGATTCCTATGGAGAAGCTCGCATCAATAATGCAACTGCCGATTATGTCTCCGATTGCAATCTCGTATTGTTTTTTACGAAGTGCGGTCACGTCAACCACTAGTTCCGGGAGAGATGTCCCAATACCCACTAAAAAGAAACTGATGAAATACTCGGGGACCTTAATTGCCTCTGAAAGCATAATTACCGAACGGACGACAGCATAGGAGCCAACAGCGACGCCAACAAAACCTAAGCCAGCTATCGAAAAATGATATATATTTCTTTTAAAAGCTTTTATCGAACCTACGTGATTTAAACCATCCCTCCCAACTATAGTCTTAGTTATCAACATATAAATTGGCCAGCTTCCAATGAGAAACAATGCGTTGGTACGAGAAACATATCCCTTTTCTACAATAGAGATAACAAGCATAATCGCTAAAATTAGACAGCCACCCATGACGATAATTTCCTTTCTTTTAACCCTAAATGAACGACCCAAAAAGGGAAGGAGTCCAAAAATCAAAGTCAGTTGAGTTAAGACTGAACCCATGGAGTCCCCAATATCGATATCTGCGTGCCCTAACCCTGAGGAGACAATTGAGTTAACGATCTCGGGTAAATCAGTGCCTAAGGAAACTAACACGAGGCCAATCATAAGTGGAGATATGCCTAGGGCGGAAGCAAGGATAGCCGAATGCTCGACAGCTTTACTGCTGGAAAGTACCATCAGCAAGATACCGGTAATTAGGACTAATATTCCTGTTACTGGTGACTTAAATATTTTTAGGAGACGCTCACCAGAAAATTCATGGATACTATCCATTCCAAGGAGAGCGATGGTGATTATTAAGATACCTATTCCAATTCCGATTAAGTTTTTTTTGTTCATAATGATGGTTATTTTTTATGGGAAAATTTTCCGGGGGTAGGAAACTAAACTATTATATCAAATCAAAGTTTGATTAAAATTATTGGCATAACTCGCGCCTGAAATCTTCTAAATTCAGAGTTGCGCTCTAACCTACTGAGCTATGAGCCCATCTTTAATGTTATTATATTATCTTTTTAAAAATTTGTAAAGATATGACTGTAAATATTTGACTAATCCAATTATTTAATTTTTCAAGTTTTTCCTCTTTTTTCTCTTCATCTCTTGGTGTTTTTATATGAATTGCTGTAATTTTACAATCACAAATTTTAGAAATTTCTTCAGCTAGCCTTAATCCTAATTCACAATGAGGACCTCTAAAAACTGGAATTAAAATTTTCTTTATTTTATCTAAACCTTTATTCATTAATACAGCAATATCACAATTGCTTTTCATCAAAATATCTTTTGTTGGATTCTCATACATTCTACGATAAGTGATGGGA
This genomic window contains:
- a CDS encoding sodium:calcium antiporter produces the protein MNKKNLIGIGIGILIITIALLGMDSIHEFSGERLLKIFKSPVTGILVLITGILLMVLSSSKAVEHSAILASALGISPLMIGLVLVSLGTDLPEIVNSIVSSGLGHADIDIGDSMGSVLTQLTLIFGLLPFLGRSFRVKRKEIIVMGGCLILAIMLVISIVEKGYVSRTNALFLIGSWPIYMLITKTIVGRDGLNHVGSIKAFKRNIYHFSIAGLGFVGVAVGSYAVVRSVIMLSEAIKVPEYFISFFLVGIGTSLPELVVDVTALRKKQYEIAIGDIIGSCIIDASFSIGIGLSLFPQAVSGELARPTILYILFASLAVISILVARERVDKKAGIIFIALYLFSYIFLINKLIH
- the ssnA gene encoding putative aminohydrolase SsnA; translated protein: MSKIILVNGIVITFNDKNQIIEDGAVLIEEEKIVEIGTSSELLNKYRKDVTEIVDAHGGIILPGFINAHSHLYSAFARGMPFEKELPTNFLEILQKIWWKLDLTLNEDDVYYSALIAAIDAIKAGTTTIIDHHASPNFCTNSLKTISKSLIKIGLRGCLSYEVSDRNGEDSALEGIEENIRHIKWCDEKKNSLISASFGLHAPFTLSNDTLKICTDREKEFKTGFHIHLAEGQIDVEDSKRKYKKSVVSRLKERGILGGKTIAAHCIHLTDDDLNILYKTKTNVVHNPRSNMNNAVGVAPIIEMFNIGIRPGLGTDGMGMDMTREVYTSWLLQNHKKATPFSFSPDEAYQMLTYNNAKIASKFFPLKLGSLEIGNAADIIVIDFKLPTPLNPGNLFSHLLFGSETWTVKDTIINGKIVMRDREITTINELEVIKKTRKLASKLWERLKNM